CTCGTGAGAAATGTTGGTAAAAAATTTCAATTTAGCCTCATTCTCAATGCCAGCACGCTGGGCAAGCTGCTCGATCTGGTTTTTCTGATCCGATATTTCGTGATTTTGAGATTCCAGCCGTTTGTTGATCTTGCGGTTTTCCCGCAGCGAATAAAATGACAATGCCCCGAAGAGCAAGGCCAGCGCCAGGGTTACAGAAATAGAGTAAATGATGACGGTTTGATTTTCGGAGATCGCCCTTTGCTCTTCGATTTTTTCCTGACGCCGTTCAATGTCCTGCTCCTGGGCGACCAGTTTTTCGCTCTGTAACTTCATGATCCTCACGTTGGTAGAGTCAATCATGGTGATTTGTAGTCTATTCTCCCTTTTAAATGCTTCTTTTTGTAAAATGGATATGGCAGTGCGGATCGCCTCCTCGCCGCCCGTCGGGTAGAGTACCGTTGCATTCAGAATGTCACGGTCGACGAGATCTATACCTCCGTCGCGACCAGTCAGGCCGTCGACTCCGATGAGCTTGATCTTTTTTTCCAAGCCGAGACTTTTGCAAACCCGGAACGCCGTCAGCGCACGTCGATCGTTTTGACAAAAGATCACGTCAATGTCAGGATTGGCCTTTAATATGGCTGTGAGCGGTTTTTGGAATGAATATTTATCCCAGTCACCGTCCAGTTTGTCGACGAGCCGAATACCCGGGAAGTGGCTGATAATCTCGGCAAAACCCTGATGACGGTCAATGTCCGCCGAGGAACCCGGGCGCTCGCTGATCTCGATCACATTGCCTTTGCCTTTCAAAATGGTGTTGGCATAAGCACCGGCCACTTGCCCTACTTCCACATTATTGGCCCCGACATAAGCTGTATACTGGTCCGAATTGGTTTTTCGGTCAAGTATAATCACTGGAATACCATTCTGATAAGCCTTTTCAACAATCGGCGTGATGGGTTTGGCCTCGTTTGGCGATACGATGAGCAGATCAATATCCTGACTGATAAATTCGGATATCTGATCAATCTGCGTGGCAGAGTTGCCCCCGGCATCTTTCATGATGAAATTGATTTCCGGATGAAACGAAAGCTCACGGTACATGCTCTCTTGCATGGTTTTTCGCCAGTTGTCAGCACCGGTACATTGGGAAAAACCAATCGTAAACTGTTTCGGCTCTTGCTTTGAGCAGGCCATCAACAGTAAAATAAGCAGAAAGAGAGTGGCAGCAGATTTCAATTTTTTCCGGTATCTATGCGATAATTTGGGCCATTCAAAAGTATCATTAATTGCACAATTACTTACATTGCGCCGAATTCATATTTACCTAAATTTTATGAAAAGACTACTTTTATTGAGCATCATGTGCTTTTCTTGCTCGACCATTTTCGCACAGGTTTCATCAGGCAGCCTTGGTTTTGTCCGTATTAATCACCTGGCGCTGCAAGTGAAGGATATTCCGGCCAGCAGGGACTTTTACAGAGACATTGTGGGGTTGAAACCGGTGGAAGTACCCGATACCCTCAAAGCGATCCGCGCATGGTTTGATACAGGCGAGGGACAAATGATACATTTGCTCGCGGGCCGCACAACACCGGTCGTTAATGATAAAAACGGCAGCCATTTCGCGATGTTCGTCACGTCAATTGCAGGCGCTGAAAAATTTTTGACGGCCAAAAAGATTGCTTTTCACAAGCAGGTAAGGTTCGACGGAGTGACGCAAATTTACTTCGCGGATCCGGACGGGTATCTGATCGAGTTGAATGAAAAAAAGAAATAGGTTCAGTGCACGCTTCCCGTGCCGGGATTCTGGCTTTTGAAAAACTGCACTTTTTTGAACATGTCAATCAGGGTACTTACTTTCAGTTTCTCAAAAATTCTGGCTTTGTAAGTACTCACTGAACTTTCCGTAAGTCCGAGCCTGATCGCGATCTCCTTGGTCCAATAGCCTTCAATCAGCATATCCATTACTTCAAGCTCCCGCTGTGAGAGCCCCTCTAACGGATTTTCACCATAAGATTTATTGTCCAATGTATTGCGAAGCAACTGCTGCTGGACGGCCATGCTGATATAATTACCGGCTTCGAACATGGATAATACTGCCTTTTTGATCTCGGCCTGAGACGCGTTTTTAGATAAAAAGCCATTCGCACCAGCCTTAATGTAGTGCAGGGCGTAAACCTCTTCTTCGAGGCTCGAAAAAATGAGTATCAGTACCTTCGGATTGATCTCCCTGATCTTTGGGATCATGTTAAAGCCTTCCCCGTCGGGAATATTAATGTCAAGTAAAATCAGGTCGATCGAGTTCGCAGCTAGTTTGGACATAGTCTCGCCCAGACTGGCGGCTTCATGAACGGTAACGGGATCCAGCAAATCAAGAACGAGGAACCTGGTCGCAAGTCTGACAATTGCATGATCTTCAACCAGCAGAATTTGTTTCATCAATTTGGGGGTCAATGGATGCTTGATCAAACCATTTTGCGCTATCAAAATGCTCTATTAAATTATGTTAGGAGTAATATAAAACCATTTAAGTAAATATTGCCAGAGTAACTTGTAATATTTACCGATAGTGTCGTACAAGTTTACAATTAATTAATTTGTTACTCAAAATAATTCCGGTTTATTAATTTTGTGCTACTTGATTAGTAGAACTATTTCTATCGTTGACCACAAAAAGAGAGCGGCTTCCATTATTTGGAAGCCGCTCTCTTTTTGTGGTTGTTTGTTTGAAGCTATTTAACGGGTCTCTTGAAAATGGAGTCGTCCACTTTACTATTAACCACTATTTTGCTGGTAATGAATGACATAGCACCCATTTGTGGGTTAGTAATGTCCATCGTATTAGCGAATTTAAGACCATCCACCTCTTTATAGTCCGAAAGGTCAATTTCACCTTCCTGACCGTTCATGGAAACCTTCAATTTGCTCAGCAGATACGTTTCAGCATCCAGGAATTGGTCTGTTACCTGCCCGTCTTTGGACGTAACCTTCAAGTGATATACGTCTTTCTTGTCCTGTTTTTCTTTACCGATCAGTTCAACGGTGTTGCCTTTTTCTTTATAGCCTACCAGTCCTCCGAAAGGGTCCATCGAGCTGATCTGCTGTTTCACCTGTTCGGCTGGCATATCTTCCGGTTCTCCGGTTCCTCCCATCATCGTCGGGCGGATCATCCATCCGCTGGTACCGTCCACAACCTGCACCATCGAGTTACCCATTACAGTGGACTCATTGCGAACCGCTTTTCCTACGACGATCGTCGTTTTGTTTGGTATCTCCATGCCTTGCACGGCCAGGGAGCGTTCCGTAACAATGGTTGTAACACCTTTTATTTTATCCATTCCGCCCATGGCAGCCACATGCTTATCCACGATTTCATCAACACTCTGGCCATAAGATGCTGCC
The genomic region above belongs to Dyadobacter pollutisoli and contains:
- a CDS encoding VOC family protein, giving the protein MKRLLLLSIMCFSCSTIFAQVSSGSLGFVRINHLALQVKDIPASRDFYRDIVGLKPVEVPDTLKAIRAWFDTGEGQMIHLLAGRTTPVVNDKNGSHFAMFVTSIAGAEKFLTAKKIAFHKQVRFDGVTQIYFADPDGYLIELNEKKK
- a CDS encoding response regulator, whose amino-acid sequence is MKQILLVEDHAIVRLATRFLVLDLLDPVTVHEAASLGETMSKLAANSIDLILLDINIPDGEGFNMIPKIREINPKVLILIFSSLEEEVYALHYIKAGANGFLSKNASQAEIKKAVLSMFEAGNYISMAVQQQLLRNTLDNKSYGENPLEGLSQRELEVMDMLIEGYWTKEIAIRLGLTESSVSTYKARIFEKLKVSTLIDMFKKVQFFKSQNPGTGSVH
- a CDS encoding outer membrane lipoprotein-sorting protein, which encodes MKTTKLFVATLAALISAASYGQSVDEIVDKHVAAMGGMDKIKGVTTIVTERSLAVQGMEIPNKTTIVVGKAVRNESTVMGNSMVQVVDGTSGWMIRPTMMGGTGEPEDMPAEQVKQQISSMDPFGGLVGYKEKGNTVELIGKEKQDKKDVYHLKVTSKDGQVTDQFLDAETYLLSKLKVSMNGQEGEIDLSDYKEVDGLKFANTMDITNPQMGAMSFITSKIVVNSKVDDSIFKRPVK